The Candidatus Hydrogenedentota bacterium genome has a segment encoding these proteins:
- a CDS encoding polyisoprenoid-binding protein: protein MKNILTRAALLLGFLCFPVSDAVAGDVYQLDPVHSAVVFKVKHLGCSYTYGLAPNLEGEFTYDPEDPGSCSISVTVPAPDITTEHAERDKHVLSEELLNAAKYPTMTFQSTGVKTSAGNRCEVSGNLTIMGVTRAVTFQAELVGCIDDERAGSRCGFDAQFTIKRSDFGFTAFLPAIGDEVTLMIGIEGVKQQ from the coding sequence ATGAAGAACATCCTGACAAGGGCGGCATTGCTGCTGGGTTTCCTGTGTTTCCCGGTATCGGACGCGGTTGCAGGGGATGTGTACCAACTGGACCCGGTCCATTCCGCGGTGGTGTTCAAGGTCAAGCATCTCGGTTGCAGCTACACCTACGGACTCGCGCCGAATCTCGAAGGCGAATTCACCTATGACCCCGAAGACCCGGGGTCCTGCTCCATCTCCGTCACGGTCCCCGCGCCCGATATCACCACGGAACACGCGGAGCGGGACAAGCACGTGCTCAGCGAAGAGCTCCTGAACGCGGCCAAGTATCCCACGATGACGTTCCAGAGCACGGGCGTGAAGACGAGCGCCGGCAATCGGTGCGAAGTGAGCGGCAACCTGACGATCATGGGCGTCACCAGGGCCGTCACGTTCCAGGCCGAACTGGTTGGATGCATCGACGACGAACGCGCCGGGTCTCGCTGCGGCTTTGACGCGCAATTCACCATCAAGCGCAGCGACTTCGGGTTCACGGCGTTCCTGCCCGCCATCGGCGACGAAGTCACGCTCATGATCGGCATCGAGGGCGTCAAGCAACAATAG
- a CDS encoding DUF4160 domain-containing protein: protein MPVVLRYQGFGFFFHSNEGDPLEPLHIHVRKAEHVAKFWLEPEPGVARAYGLTSGELRELLAVAIENRELIRRYWNEHFGV, encoded by the coding sequence ATGCCTGTGGTGTTAAGATATCAGGGGTTCGGGTTCTTCTTTCACTCGAACGAAGGGGACCCGTTGGAGCCCTTGCACATCCACGTGCGAAAGGCGGAGCACGTCGCAAAGTTCTGGTTGGAGCCAGAACCCGGGGTTGCACGTGCGTACGGGTTGACCTCTGGCGAGCTGCGCGAGCTACTCGCCGTTGCCATCGAGAACCGTGAACTGATTCGGAGGTATTGGAATGAGCACTTTGGTGTCTGA
- a CDS encoding DUF2442 domain-containing protein, whose product MSTLVSDALARQVRFDKDNLWVDLEDGRTLGVPLAYFPRLLNAAPSERMKYVISGGGTGLHWDDLDEDISVPALLLGVGDRSRKSIS is encoded by the coding sequence ATGAGCACTTTGGTGTCTGATGCTCTGGCAAGGCAGGTCAGATTCGACAAGGACAACCTGTGGGTGGATTTGGAGGACGGCCGTACGCTCGGTGTTCCCCTTGCCTATTTCCCCCGTCTTCTCAACGCCGCGCCTTCGGAACGGATGAAGTATGTGATTAGTGGAGGAGGAACAGGCTTGCACTGGGATGATCTCGATGAAGATATCTCTGTTCCTGCCTTGCTCTTGGGCGTCGGCGACAGATCCCGCAAGTCAATATCATAA
- a CDS encoding DUF5615 family PIN-like protein, whose protein sequence is MAPTSRGARCLANSVNLAADGSVDARTVARSREDGHAVPCVGETGPSITDDEVLDRASADEPPLVTGDKDRGEFVWSTTLCGD, encoded by the coding sequence GTGGCGCCGACCAGCCGCGGGGCCCGTTGCCTGGCCAATAGCGTGAACCTCGCCGCTGACGGAAGTGTCGATGCCCGGACCGTTGCACGGTCGCGAGAGGACGGCCATGCCGTCCCGTGCGTGGGGGAGACGGGTCCGAGCATCACGGACGACGAAGTCTTGGACCGGGCCAGCGCGGACGAACCTCCGCTCGTGACCGGCGACAAGGACCGCGGCGAATTCGTCTGGAGCACCACGCTTTGCGGCGATTGA
- a CDS encoding aldehyde dehydrogenase family protein, with product MLKDVYPYYLANEPKQPNADLAVLDKYTGETATRVAMADASAIDAAIGAAASAAEPMRQMGAYQRQAVLEHCVARFKERSEELAHSLCVEGGKPIKDARGEVSRLIDTFKVAAEESVNISGEVLSLDRSARAAGYSGMWKRVPVGPCSFISPFNFPLNLAAHKVAPALAVGCPFVLKPASLTPLGALIIGEVLAETGLPKGAFSVLPCRRDGADLFTTDERLRLLSFTGSPEVGWDLKARAGKKKVVLELGGNAACIVDADTNIDDAVDRLIIGAFYQSGQSCISVQRIIAHEDIYDELKTRLVAKAKALKAGDPKDESTFIGPVISKNEADRMERWVNQAVAAGATLLCGGGRTGNLLEATLLENVPRQQPMYAEEFFGPAALLTPFRDFDDALAEVNDSKFGLQAGVFTRDLHKAMRAWDTLEVGGVVIGDVPSWRVDHMPYGGVKDSGIGREGIRYAIEDMTEIRLLVIRKS from the coding sequence CTGCTGAAGGATGTCTACCCCTACTACCTGGCGAATGAGCCGAAGCAGCCGAACGCGGACCTCGCCGTGCTCGACAAGTACACCGGCGAAACCGCCACGCGCGTGGCCATGGCCGATGCCTCCGCGATCGACGCCGCCATCGGCGCGGCCGCGAGTGCCGCGGAGCCCATGCGCCAGATGGGCGCCTACCAGCGCCAGGCCGTACTCGAACACTGCGTCGCGCGGTTCAAGGAGCGCTCCGAGGAACTCGCACACTCGCTCTGCGTCGAGGGCGGCAAGCCCATCAAGGATGCCCGGGGCGAAGTCTCGCGCCTCATAGACACCTTCAAGGTCGCGGCCGAGGAATCCGTGAACATCTCCGGCGAAGTGCTCTCGCTCGACCGCAGCGCGCGCGCCGCCGGCTATTCGGGCATGTGGAAGCGCGTGCCCGTCGGCCCGTGCTCGTTTATCTCACCGTTCAACTTCCCGCTGAACCTCGCGGCGCACAAGGTCGCCCCCGCGCTGGCCGTGGGCTGTCCCTTCGTGCTCAAGCCGGCGAGCCTCACCCCGCTCGGCGCGCTCATCATCGGCGAAGTACTCGCCGAAACCGGCCTGCCCAAGGGCGCGTTCTCGGTCCTGCCCTGCCGGCGCGACGGCGCGGACCTCTTCACCACCGACGAACGCTTGAGACTGCTCAGTTTCACCGGCTCGCCCGAAGTCGGCTGGGACCTCAAGGCCCGCGCCGGCAAGAAAAAAGTCGTGCTCGAACTGGGCGGCAACGCCGCCTGCATCGTCGACGCGGACACAAACATCGACGACGCCGTCGACCGGCTCATCATCGGCGCGTTCTACCAGTCCGGCCAGAGCTGCATCAGCGTGCAGCGCATCATCGCGCACGAGGACATCTACGACGAACTGAAGACGAGACTCGTGGCAAAGGCCAAGGCGCTGAAGGCAGGCGACCCGAAGGACGAAAGCACCTTCATCGGTCCGGTCATCTCCAAGAACGAGGCCGACCGCATGGAACGCTGGGTGAACCAGGCCGTCGCGGCGGGCGCCACGCTGCTCTGCGGCGGGGGCCGCACCGGCAACCTGCTCGAAGCAACCCTGCTCGAAAACGTGCCGCGCCAGCAGCCCATGTACGCCGAGGAATTCTTCGGCCCCGCCGCGCTGCTCACCCCGTTCCGAGACTTCGACGACGCCCTCGCCGAGGTCAACGACAGCAAATTCGGCCTTCAGGCAGGCGTGTTCACCCGCGACCTCCACAAGGCCATGCGGGCATGGGACACCCTCGAAGTCGGCGGCGTCGTGATCGGCGACGTGCCCTCCTGGCGCGTCGACCACATGCCCTACGGCGGCGTCAAAGACAGCGGCATCGGCCGCGAAGGCATCCGCTACGCCATCGAAGACATGACCGAAATCCGCCTGCTCGTCATCCGCAAGAGCTAG